The Maniola hyperantus chromosome 2, iAphHyp1.2, whole genome shotgun sequence genome includes a region encoding these proteins:
- the dnk gene encoding deoxynucleoside kinase, whose product MLRSKILNFCNKVERLFHKMSALNSKPFTVLVEGNIGSGKTTFLEHFRQFEDITLLTEPVEEWRNLRGWNLLDLMYKDPSKWAMTFQAYVSMTMLDMHRRPTTTPVKLMERSLYSARYCFVEHMMRQGTLHPAQFAVLDEWFRFIQREIPIDADLIVYLKTTPSVVYERIKRRARSEEQCVPLSYIEELHKLHEDWLVNRTLAECPAPVLMIDADLDLTQITEEYKKSEHQILRRAVDVVMQSPNKLSPKKPITGSAIKIVPQISL is encoded by the exons ATGCTAAGAAGTAAAATCTTGAATTTCTGTAATAAAG TGGAAAGACTATTTCATAAAATGAGTGCACTAAATTCAAAGCCGTTCACCGTCCTCGTGGAAGGCAACATTGGAAGCGGCAAAACGACATTTCTGGAACATTTTCGACAGTTTGAAGATATAACGCTGCTGACCGAGCCTGTGGAGGAGTGGCGCAATTTGAGGGGATGGAATCTTTTG GACCTAATGTACAAGGACCCATCAAAATGGGCAATGACATTCCAAGCGTATGTCTCAATGACAATGTTGGACATGCACCGACGGCCGACAACCACCCCTGTGAAACTGATGGAGAGGTCTTTATACAGTGCAAG GTATTGCTTTGTAGAACACATGATGCGACAGGGAACTTTACATCCCGCACAGTTTGCAGTGTTGGACGAATGGTTCAGGTTTATCCAGAGGGAAATACCCATTGATGCTGATTTGATTG TGTACCTCAAAACGACTCCGTCAGTGGTATATGAGAGGATTAAACGGCGGGCGCGCTCGGAGGAGCAGTGTGTGCCGCTGAGCTATATAGAGGAGCTGCACAAGCTGCATGAAGACTGGCTCGTGAACAGGACACTGGCTGAGTGCCCCGCTCCT GTGCTGATGATAGACGCAGATTTGGATCTCACCCAAATAACAGAAGAGTACAAGAAAAGCGAGCACCAAATACTAAGACGAGCTGTGGACGTAGTCATGCAGTCTCCAAACAAACTCAGTCCAAAgaaacccatcactggctcagcTATCAAGATAGTGCCTCAGATAAGTCTATAA